In Polynucleobacter ibericus, a genomic segment contains:
- a CDS encoding tetratricopeptide repeat protein, with translation MNERLRYLLGEAVNSLRNQNSLAAELFLNQAFNIDPNCVDVLRLMGVLEAQRKDYDKALALFRRAFKNAPKNALLASNIGNVYLEQKHFKKALEFYEKAILLDRTYAEAYSNKGNALQELNRYSEAIAVYEQAIQLDPMDVKAYVNKGNAYLEGGQLESAIQSYDDAIRLQPDHYLAYWHKSLALLLSGNLDDGFLLYESRWGKGEEFEFSGVRRGFTQTLWLGTESLQGKTILIYCEQGLGDALHFARYVELVAQLGAKVILEAPKSLADVFGGLSGVSQIITKGAEIPEFDFYCPLMSLPLVFKTNLQSIPSKPTYFKADSKKVEKWLEKLGPKTRPRIGITWSSASNFKNDAKRSMQLSEFLKALPEVGYDYICLQKEIKEGDKATLETHENIHFFGEDLQGFGDTAALIECVDLVISTCTSVPHLSASLGKETWVLLSFIPDWRWLLDREDSPWYPSVKLFRQDQLNDWDGVLARVKANLEERLK, from the coding sequence ATGAATGAACGGCTAAGATACCTATTGGGGGAGGCCGTAAATTCTCTCCGCAATCAAAATAGTCTTGCGGCAGAATTATTTCTAAATCAAGCTTTTAATATTGACCCTAATTGTGTTGATGTTTTACGTCTAATGGGTGTCTTAGAGGCGCAACGAAAAGATTACGATAAAGCTCTGGCTTTGTTTAGACGGGCATTCAAAAATGCCCCAAAAAATGCATTGCTCGCAAGCAATATTGGTAACGTATATTTAGAGCAAAAGCATTTCAAGAAAGCTTTAGAGTTTTATGAAAAAGCGATATTGCTCGATAGAACTTATGCTGAGGCATACAGCAACAAAGGTAATGCTCTTCAAGAACTCAATAGGTATTCCGAAGCAATTGCTGTATATGAGCAAGCGATACAGCTTGATCCTATGGATGTCAAAGCCTACGTCAATAAGGGAAATGCGTATTTGGAGGGCGGTCAATTAGAAAGCGCTATCCAATCCTATGATGATGCTATACGACTTCAGCCAGATCATTATTTAGCGTATTGGCATAAATCATTGGCTTTGCTTTTGAGTGGGAACCTGGATGATGGCTTCTTACTCTACGAGTCACGATGGGGGAAAGGGGAGGAGTTTGAATTTAGTGGAGTAAGAAGGGGGTTTACGCAAACCTTGTGGCTCGGGACTGAATCACTTCAAGGGAAAACTATTCTGATCTATTGTGAGCAAGGATTAGGAGATGCTCTTCACTTCGCAAGATATGTTGAGCTGGTTGCTCAGCTAGGTGCTAAGGTGATATTAGAGGCGCCAAAGTCATTGGCTGATGTTTTTGGCGGATTAAGTGGTGTTTCTCAAATCATTACTAAGGGGGCTGAGATACCAGAGTTCGATTTTTACTGCCCGCTGATGAGTCTACCTCTAGTATTTAAAACAAATTTGCAATCAATACCATCTAAACCTACTTACTTCAAAGCGGATTCTAAAAAGGTAGAGAAGTGGTTGGAAAAATTAGGACCCAAGACAAGGCCGCGTATTGGAATAACATGGAGTAGTGCCTCTAATTTTAAAAATGATGCTAAACGCAGTATGCAGTTATCTGAATTTTTAAAAGCCCTGCCAGAAGTGGGATATGACTATATCTGCCTGCAAAAAGAGATTAAAGAGGGTGATAAGGCAACATTAGAGACCCATGAAAATATTCATTTTTTTGGGGAAGATTTGCAAGGCTTTGGAGATACTGCTGCATTAATAGAGTGCGTAGATCTAGTTATTAGTACGTGTACGAGCGTCCCTCACCTTAGCGCCTCCCTCGGCAAAGAAACTTGGGTTCTACTCTCTTTTATTCCAGATTGGAGATGGCTATTGGATCGAGAGGATAGCCCGTGGTACCCATCCGTAAAACTATTTAGACAGGATCAATTGAACGACTGGGATGGAGTGCTTGCAAGGGTAAAAGCAAACCTAGAAGAGCGTCTAAAGTAG
- a CDS encoding pilin, translating into MQSIYKEMESLKNSQDQTSEAGFTLIEVMVVVAIIGILVAVAVPQYQDYIARSRVVEGMNLSSSAKLAVTEAFASRGTVQMDEATNGSFTFTPTRSVKLIEITPSGAIAIDYQVSVAPEGKNTLHLFPTNEPDANTPKPVDLSKPEGSSWAGGWSCRSTETNLIPQLLPSECRLTK; encoded by the coding sequence ATGCAGAGTATTTATAAAGAAATGGAGAGTCTGAAAAACTCTCAAGATCAAACCTCGGAAGCTGGGTTTACTTTAATTGAAGTAATGGTTGTCGTAGCCATTATCGGAATCCTGGTGGCAGTGGCAGTACCGCAGTATCAGGACTATATTGCTCGCAGTCGTGTTGTGGAGGGTATGAATTTATCTTCTAGCGCTAAGCTTGCGGTAACTGAAGCTTTTGCAAGTCGCGGAACCGTGCAGATGGACGAGGCAACTAATGGATCATTTACTTTCACGCCTACTCGCAGCGTTAAGCTCATTGAAATTACTCCTTCGGGTGCCATTGCTATTGACTACCAAGTGAGTGTAGCTCCAGAGGGAAAGAATACTCTGCATTTATTCCCCACTAATGAGCCTGATGCAAACACTCCAAAACCTGTGGATTTATCAAAGCCGGAGGGATCTTCTTGGGCAGGAGGATGGTCGTGTAGATCCACGGAAACGAATTTGATTCCTCAGTTACTCCCTTCGGAATGCAGATTGACTAAATAG
- a CDS encoding TerC family protein — MDLSAFSDATFWAALLSIIVANILLSGDNAVVIALASRNLPPAQQKQAIFWGSAAAIILRVVLTITAVALLTLPYLKIVGGLLLLYIGIQLLSDSGGEEHMEAKTSIWAAIRTILIADLVMSLDNVLAVAAAAQKGPEETRLLLLIIGLGMSIPLIIFGSAMLLKVMERFPIIITLGAGLLGLLAGGMLVDDPAIKDSIQAALGDAKLAFEIIGVVIVILVGTYFKKRNSSKHAH; from the coding sequence ATGGATTTATCAGCATTTTCAGACGCTACCTTTTGGGCGGCGCTTCTATCAATTATCGTCGCAAATATTTTGCTATCTGGCGATAACGCAGTTGTGATCGCTTTAGCGTCACGTAATTTGCCACCAGCACAACAAAAGCAGGCCATTTTCTGGGGCAGTGCAGCCGCCATTATTTTGCGAGTTGTGCTCACCATTACAGCAGTTGCTTTATTAACACTGCCGTATTTAAAAATCGTTGGCGGTCTGCTGCTTCTTTACATCGGCATTCAGCTCTTGTCTGATAGCGGTGGCGAAGAGCATATGGAAGCTAAGACTAGTATCTGGGCGGCTATCCGCACTATCTTGATTGCTGACTTAGTCATGAGTTTAGATAACGTTTTGGCTGTTGCAGCTGCAGCCCAAAAAGGCCCAGAGGAGACTCGCTTGCTCCTGTTGATTATTGGCTTAGGCATGTCTATCCCATTGATCATTTTTGGTAGTGCCATGCTGTTGAAAGTGATGGAGCGCTTCCCAATCATTATTACTTTGGGCGCGGGCTTATTGGGCTTGTTAGCTGGTGGTATGTTGGTTGACGATCCTGCTATTAAGGACAGTATTCAAGCCGCCTTAGGTGATGCGAAGCTTGCCTTTGAGATTATTGGGGTGGTAATTGTGATACTGGTTGGCACTTACTTTAAGAAGAGAAATTCTAGTAAGCATGCGCACTAA
- the sucD gene encoding succinate--CoA ligase subunit alpha yields the protein MSILINKNTKVITQGITGKTGQFHTEKCQEYANGKNCFVAGVNPKKAGESIFNIPIYGTVKEAAQQTGATTSVIYVPPPGAAAAIWEAVEADLDFVICITEGIPVRDMLEVRNKMHAKEAAGGKKTLLLGPNCPGIITPDELKIGIMPGHIHKKGRIGVVSRSGTLTYEAVGQLTAIGLGQSTAVGIGGDPINGLKHIDIMRMFNEDPETDAVIMIGEIGGPDEAEAARWCKDNMKKPVVGFIAGVTAPPGKRMGHAGALISGGADTADAKLAVMEECGFKVTKNPSEMAALLKAML from the coding sequence ATGTCTATTTTGATCAATAAAAACACCAAAGTCATTACACAAGGTATTACTGGTAAGACAGGTCAGTTCCATACTGAAAAATGTCAGGAATACGCAAACGGCAAAAACTGTTTTGTTGCCGGTGTAAATCCTAAAAAAGCGGGCGAGTCTATTTTTAATATTCCTATTTATGGGACTGTTAAAGAGGCCGCACAGCAAACTGGTGCAACTACTTCTGTTATCTATGTTCCACCTCCTGGCGCGGCTGCTGCGATTTGGGAAGCGGTTGAGGCTGACCTCGACTTCGTTATCTGTATTACTGAGGGCATTCCAGTGCGTGACATGCTTGAAGTGCGTAACAAGATGCATGCCAAAGAAGCGGCTGGCGGCAAGAAGACTTTATTGCTCGGCCCTAACTGCCCAGGCATCATCACTCCAGATGAACTCAAGATTGGCATCATGCCTGGCCATATTCATAAGAAAGGTCGCATCGGCGTTGTTAGCCGTTCCGGTACCTTGACTTATGAAGCGGTTGGTCAGTTGACAGCAATTGGTTTAGGCCAGTCCACAGCAGTAGGTATTGGTGGCGACCCAATCAATGGCTTGAAGCACATCGACATTATGAGAATGTTCAATGAAGATCCAGAGACTGATGCTGTGATCATGATTGGTGAAATCGGCGGTCCAGATGAAGCAGAAGCTGCTCGCTGGTGTAAAGATAATATGAAGAAGCCAGTAGTTGGCTTTATTGCTGGTGTAACAGCGCCTCCAGGTAAGCGCATGGGTCACGCAGGTGCGTTGATTTCTGGCGGTGCTGATACTGCTGATGCGAAATTAGCTGTGATGGAAGAGTGTGGCTTCAAAGTCACAAAGAATCCATCAGAAATGGCTGCTTTGTTGAAAGCCATGTTGTAA
- the sucC gene encoding ADP-forming succinate--CoA ligase subunit beta, translating into MKIHEYQGKELLRQFNVPVPNGIPAFSVDEAVKAAEKLGGPVWVVKAQIHAGGRGKGGGVKLARSMDEVKKYASEILGMQLKTHQTGPEGQKVNRLLIEDGADIKKEYYFSIVTDRGTQKNVIMASSEGGMDIEEVAESHPEKIIKVFVDPMVGLTDADCDIVAKGIGVPEASIPMARDVFKNLYKTYWDTDASLVEINPLILEGNGKIKALDAKFNFDPNALFRHPEIVAYRDIDEEDAAEIEASKFDLAYISLDGNIGCLVNGAGLAMATMDTIKLFGGEPANFLDVGGGATAEKVTEAFKIMLKNKSVEAILVNIFGGIMRCDVIADGVVTACKAVNLTVPLVVRMKGTNEELGKKILADSGLPIISADSMAEAATKVVAAVAKNK; encoded by the coding sequence ATGAAAATTCACGAGTACCAAGGCAAAGAACTTCTTCGCCAATTTAATGTGCCAGTTCCTAACGGCATTCCTGCATTCAGTGTTGATGAGGCAGTGAAAGCTGCTGAAAAACTTGGTGGCCCAGTGTGGGTTGTAAAAGCACAAATTCATGCAGGTGGTCGCGGTAAAGGCGGCGGCGTGAAATTGGCTAGAAGCATGGACGAAGTGAAGAAATATGCTTCAGAAATTTTGGGCATGCAGCTCAAGACGCATCAAACTGGACCAGAGGGTCAAAAAGTAAATCGCCTTTTAATCGAAGACGGCGCTGATATTAAAAAAGAGTACTACTTCAGTATCGTTACAGACCGTGGCACACAAAAGAATGTGATCATGGCTTCTAGCGAAGGCGGCATGGATATTGAGGAAGTTGCTGAATCTCATCCAGAAAAAATTATCAAAGTATTTGTTGATCCGATGGTTGGTTTGACAGATGCTGATTGCGATATCGTGGCAAAAGGTATCGGCGTTCCTGAAGCCTCTATTCCAATGGCGCGCGACGTGTTTAAAAACCTGTATAAGACTTACTGGGATACCGATGCTTCTTTAGTTGAAATCAACCCATTGATTCTTGAAGGTAACGGCAAGATCAAGGCTTTGGATGCCAAGTTCAACTTTGATCCAAACGCATTGTTCCGTCATCCAGAAATCGTTGCTTACCGCGATATCGATGAAGAAGATGCTGCTGAAATCGAAGCCTCTAAATTTGACCTTGCTTACATTTCTTTAGATGGCAATATCGGCTGTTTAGTAAATGGCGCAGGCTTGGCGATGGCCACCATGGACACCATTAAGTTATTCGGTGGCGAGCCAGCAAACTTCTTGGACGTTGGCGGCGGTGCTACAGCAGAGAAAGTAACTGAAGCATTCAAGATCATGTTGAAGAACAAGAGTGTTGAAGCTATTTTGGTAAACATTTTCGGCGGCATTATGCGTTGTGACGTGATCGCTGACGGTGTTGTTACTGCATGTAAAGCAGTAAACCTCACAGTACCTTTGGTCGTGCGTATGAAGGGCACTAACGAAGAGTTGGGCAAGAAGATTCTTGCAGACTCTGGTTTGCCAATTATTAGCGCCGATTCAATGGCTGAAGCTGCTACTAAGGTAGTTGCTGCTGTTGCCAAAAACAAATAA
- the recX gene encoding recombination regulator RecX: MSESSDNKKVKQSPSLKARALRLLSLREYSRKGLAAKLAESEARWSKLGGEQAEHTPESRNSQIEAVLDDFEARGWLSDERFAEALVRRRSERYGMRKIADELERAGVDSKQSAKLLGALKETEFQRAFDLWTRKYGVRAQDQKEKARQYRFLASKGFGSEVVAKVVGGQTPD, from the coding sequence ATGTCAGAATCAAGCGACAATAAAAAAGTCAAACAAAGCCCGAGTCTCAAAGCTCGGGCTTTGCGTCTTTTGTCTCTCCGGGAATACAGTCGCAAGGGGTTGGCTGCAAAACTAGCTGAATCAGAGGCTAGATGGAGCAAGTTGGGCGGTGAGCAGGCGGAGCACACCCCAGAATCTCGAAATTCACAGATTGAGGCGGTTTTAGACGATTTTGAGGCTCGGGGCTGGTTATCGGACGAGCGCTTTGCTGAGGCATTGGTACGCCGCCGGAGCGAGCGCTACGGGATGAGGAAGATTGCTGATGAGCTCGAAAGGGCTGGGGTGGATTCCAAGCAATCTGCCAAACTTCTTGGGGCGCTTAAAGAGACTGAATTTCAGCGAGCATTTGATCTTTGGACCAGAAAATATGGTGTGCGCGCCCAGGACCAAAAGGAGAAGGCTAGGCAGTATCGATTTTTGGCATCTAAGGGTTTTGGTTCTGAGGTGGTGGCAAAGGTAGTTGGTGGTCAGACCCCTGATTAG
- the recA gene encoding recombinase RecA, whose translation MSGDKQKALTAALAQIEKQFGKGSIMRLGDAEISEDIQVVSSGSLGLDIALGVGGLARGRVIEIYGPESSGKTTLTLHAIAEMQKLGGTCAFIDAEHALDVQYASRLGVDVNNLLISQPDTGEQALEIADALVRSGSIDLIVIDSVAALVPRAEIEGDMGDSLPGLQARLMSQALRKLTGAIKRTNTTVIFINQIRMKIGVMFGSPETTTGGNALKFYASMRLDIRRIGSIKKGDEVVGNETRVKVVKNKVSPPFREAIFDIMYGAGISREGEIIDMGVEADLVEKSGSWYSYNGDRIGQGKDNVREFLKENPAIAKDIEAKIRQKLGVKSGSAVVTDVLSEEEVE comes from the coding sequence ATGAGCGGAGACAAACAAAAAGCACTAACAGCAGCGTTAGCGCAAATTGAGAAGCAATTTGGCAAAGGTTCAATCATGAGATTGGGCGATGCTGAAATTAGTGAAGATATTCAAGTGGTATCCAGTGGTTCACTCGGTTTAGATATCGCGCTTGGCGTTGGCGGTCTTGCACGTGGTCGCGTGATTGAGATCTACGGACCTGAGTCTTCAGGTAAAACAACATTGACTTTGCATGCTATTGCAGAAATGCAAAAGCTTGGCGGCACTTGTGCATTTATTGATGCGGAGCATGCCTTGGATGTGCAGTACGCATCACGTCTCGGTGTAGATGTAAATAACCTTTTGATCTCTCAACCAGATACTGGTGAGCAGGCCTTAGAAATTGCAGACGCATTAGTACGTTCAGGTTCCATTGACTTAATCGTCATTGACTCGGTAGCTGCATTGGTTCCAAGGGCGGAGATCGAAGGCGATATGGGCGACTCTTTGCCAGGCTTGCAGGCTCGTTTGATGAGTCAAGCTTTGCGTAAGTTGACCGGCGCCATTAAGCGCACTAACACTACTGTGATCTTTATTAATCAGATTCGTATGAAGATTGGCGTGATGTTCGGCTCTCCAGAAACCACTACTGGCGGTAACGCTCTGAAGTTCTATGCCTCTATGCGTTTAGATATCCGCCGCATCGGCAGCATCAAAAAAGGTGATGAGGTTGTCGGTAATGAGACCCGCGTGAAGGTTGTAAAGAACAAAGTTTCTCCTCCATTCCGTGAAGCCATTTTCGACATCATGTACGGTGCTGGTATTTCAAGAGAAGGCGAAATCATTGATATGGGTGTCGAAGCTGACCTTGTTGAGAAGTCAGGTTCTTGGTATAGCTATAACGGCGATCGCATTGGTCAAGGCAAAGATAATGTACGTGAGTTCTTAAAAGAGAATCCGGCCATTGCCAAAGACATCGAAGCCAAAATCCGTCAGAAGTTGGGCGTTAAGTCTGGTTCAGCAGTGGTGACTGATGTGCTGAGCGAAGAGGAAGTCGAATAA
- a CDS encoding DUF2878 domain-containing protein translates to MAKFWNFIIFQLGWFACVLGAANKQVLWAVVATLAYIAFHAWRSPSPKTEISLLWKAFIFGLVADTLIMHLGYLDFRDDWPSPYLSPLWMWVLWVLVATTINGSLSWLRGRPVLGAVLGGIAGPMSYEAGIRMGAGGWGPGGQIAGFILVGVAWAIAIPLFFYWDRVNQA, encoded by the coding sequence GGTTTGCTTGTGTTCTGGGCGCGGCTAATAAACAAGTGCTTTGGGCGGTGGTTGCCACTCTGGCCTATATTGCCTTCCACGCCTGGCGTTCACCTTCCCCAAAAACAGAAATCAGCCTTTTATGGAAAGCTTTTATCTTTGGCTTAGTGGCCGATACTCTCATCATGCACTTGGGTTATCTAGATTTTCGGGATGATTGGCCGTCGCCGTATTTATCGCCGCTCTGGATGTGGGTACTCTGGGTTTTGGTGGCCACTACCATTAATGGTTCCTTGAGTTGGTTGCGTGGCAGACCGGTTTTAGGAGCTGTTTTAGGGGGTATTGCCGGCCCTATGTCTTATGAAGCGGGTATTAGGATGGGCGCGGGAGGATGGGGTCCAGGCGGTCAAATTGCTGGTTTTATCCTGGTGGGGGTGGCCTGGGCCATAGCTATACCCCTCTTTTTCTACTGGGACCGCGTCAATCAAGCGTAG